GCTCTAAAAGCGTGATCCGATCGCTACCGGCCTGGCGATAGCTTCCGGGCCCTTGGGTCTTCCGTCCGTGGCATTAGCCTGCTGCTGACGCAGTGGGAACGCGAACCGTCCGAGGTCGATCCGAACTCTTTCGACCATCCGGGAAAGAAGGCGAAGGTCGCGCGAGCGCTGCTGTGGCTCACGCCCTTCACCTTCGCGCTGTGCTGGTTCCTCGCCTCGGTTAAGTGGCCGTTGTGCGAGTAATGAATGGCGATCTATGATCGCCTATGGGCTCGGCGTTCTGTTTCAATGATCCTTGACCGGATTGAAGGCCATCGATCGGCAATCTCCCGGCAAGCCGCCTTCAGCATTTTTGCCCTTTGCCGGTAGTTCCGTGGCGCACGGAATGTCCTCTGAGCGAATATGTCAATTACTGCGCACAGGTCGTGTCTTGGTTCACCTAGGGATCTGTAGGCATCCTCGGCATACATCAGCAAGAGGGCACCGTGCAGAGAAGACGTGTCGAGCGAGAGCGGTCTCGATTTGCTGATGTAGGGTTTAATCAGCCCGATGCCCTTGTCGCGCCTGCCAATTTGTGGGGCAACAATAAGATTCGTCGGGCGAACACTAACTGCCACTCCTTCAAGATCATAGATTGGCTGCTTGTCTGGTAGAGAAGATATCGATCCAAGCGGCAATGCCGATAAATCGAGAGTACGGCAGAGTTCTATTGCGTCGTGCGCAGCTAGAAGACGTTGTTCCTCGTGGGAGGTCTCTGGCTTGCGTTTCAGTAATGCCTGATCGAGCGCCAGCAGCCTCCTATCGTCGGTCCCCCGGCTCTCCAGAAAATCCATCGTAGCTCGGTCGATGTCGTTGTAGCGGGTATCTAGCAGAAAGTTCTTCGGTTTGATTGCGTTGGCAATGATTGCGGCACGCCGCACGGGCGTTGCATAGCAATACTCGATCAACCCGTTCGAGCTGATTTGCGGTCTAGTTTTCATATTGAGTCCTGTGTCTGTGGGTATCCAATGGTGCCTACCTCGACAGAAGGAACAGAATCTCTACAGTGCTCTTGCTCAAGAGGAGAGACGTCTGTCTTTTCGCCCCGCGTAGGCTTCGGCTTCATTCGCGGTATCCAAAGCCGATCCGAATGGGTCGGCTTTGGTGTTTCTGGATGTCACTCGTATAAAGACATCGTTATCTGTTTCTGCTTTGTTCCTCTTGCCAGTTCGGCCCGATCTTGCGACCGGGCCGAATGGTTTAACTATCTGATTTTGCTATCTTATCAGGAGCACCCGCTCGTCGCCCCGCAGGTGTCGCACTTCTCACAGGTGCCATTCCGCACCATCGTGAAGTTCTGGCACTCCGAGCAGGAATTGCCGGTGTAGCCCTGCAGCATCGATTTTGCGCGGCGGTCGGCTTCCAGCTTCTTCGCCTCCGCCTTGGCGGCCGCGGCGTCTGCTTGCGCCTTGTCGGAGAACAGCGCAGTGGTCGGCGACGGCGTGTCGAACAGGTCCGGCGGGCTGTCCTCTTCTACCTGCTCGGCGAATTCGGCGGCGCGCTCCTCGTAGTCGCGGCGGAAGGCGGTCGCTTCCTCGCGCTGCTCGGACGCCAACGGCTTCAGGGCCGTCACGGTCGCGCCGGTCGAGATGGCGCGGACGTTGGAGCCCGACACGGCCGTCGGTGCTGCACGCACCGGCTGGCCGCCGCCCGAAGCTCCGGCCGAGCCGGCAAAGCCCAGCGGCTCGCCGGTCTTGCCGGACACCACCTTCAGCGGCGCGCCGCGGGTCAGGCCCTTCGACACGGCCTGCGCCTTGCCCTCGTTGATGCCCTTGCCGAGCGCCGTGTTGGAGAAATCCGACATGTCGACATGGGCGAGGTCGTTGCGGGCGAGGTAGGACACGGCCAGCTCGCGGAACACGTAGTCGAGGATCGACGTGGCGTTCTTGATGGCGTCGTTGCCGATGACCATGCCGGCCGGCTCGAATTTCGTGAAGGTGAAGGCCTCCACATATTCTTCCAGCGGCACGCCGTATTGCAGGCCGAGCGAGATGGCGATGGCGAAATTGTTCATCATGGCGCGGAAGGCAGCGCCTTCCTTGTGCATGTCGATGAAGATCTCGCCGAGGCGGCCGTCGTCGAACTCGCCGGTGCGCAGGTAGACCTTGTGGCCGCCGATCACCGCCTTCTGGGTGTAGCCCTTGCGCCGGTTCGGCAGCTTTTCGCGGTCGCGGTAGAGGCGTTCCACCACGCGCTCGACGATGCGCTCAGTCACCTCGGCGGCGCGGGCGGCCGCAGGCTGCGCGACCAGCGCCTCGACGGCGTCGTCCTCGTCCTCGTCATCGGCGATGAGCGAGGCGTTGAGCGGCTGGCTGAGCTTGGAGCCGTCGCGGTAGAGCGCGTTGGCCTTCAGCGCCAGCTTCCAGGACAGCATGTAGGCGTTCTTGGCGTCCTCGACGGTCGCCTCGTTCGGCATGTTGATGGTTTTTGAGATGGCGCCCGAGATGAAGGGCTGCGCCGCGGCCATCATGCGGATGTGGCTCTCCACCGAAAGGAAGCGCTTGCCGATCTTGCCGCACGGGTTGGCGCAGTCGAACACCGGCAGGTGCTCGGCCTTGAGGAAGGGCGCGCCTTCCAGCGTCATCGCGCCGCAGACGTGGATGTTGGCGGCCTCGATGTCCTTCTTCGAGAAACCGAGGGCAGGAAGCATCTCGAACGAGAAGTCCGAAAGCTGCTCGTCGGTGAAGCCAAAGGTCTCCTTCACCCAGTCGGCGCCCAGCGTCCACTGGTTGAACACGAATTTGATGTCGAAGGCCGACTTCAGCGCTGCGTTGAGGGCGTCGATCTTCTCGTCGGTAAAACCCTTGGCCTTGAGCGAGCCGGGGTTGATGCCGGGCGCCTGGTTCAGGTTGCCGTGGCCGACCGCATAGGCGTCGATCTCGGCGATCTGGCTCTCGGAATAGCCGAGCGTGCGCAGCGCCTCCGGGACGGCGGCGTTGATGATCTTGAAATAGCCGCCGCCGGCCAGCTTCTTGAATTTTACGAGCGCGAAGTCGGGCTCGATGCCGGTGGTGTCGCAGTCCATGACCAGGCCGATGGTGCCGGTCGGCGCAATCACGGTCGCCTGCGCGTTGCGGTAGCCGTGCTCCTCGCCGAGTTCGATGGCGCGGTCCCAGGCCGCCTTGGCGTGCTCGCCGAGCGCGGCCTGCCTGAGGTCGCCATGAACGAGCGGGACCGGGTTGACGGAGAGCTTTTCGTAGCCGTCCTTGTCGCCATAGGCGGCGCGGCGGTGATTGCGCATGACGCGCAGCATGTTGGAGCTGTTGCGGTCGTAGTCCGGGAAGGCGCCCAATTCCGACGCCATCTCGGCCGAGGTGGCGTAGGCGACGCCGGTCATGATGGCGGTGAGCGAGGCGCAGATGGCGCGGCCTTCGGCCGAGTCATAGGGGATGCCGGACGTCATCAGCAGGCCGCCGATATTGGCGTAGCCGAGGCCGAGCGTGCGGTACTCGTAGGAAAGCTTGGCGATCTCCTTGGACGGGAACTGCGCCATCATTACCGAGATCTCGAGCACGATGGTCCACAGCCGGACCGTGTGTTCGTAGGCCTCGATGTCGATCGAGCCGTCTGCATTGCGATAGGGCAGAAGGTTGATCGAGGCGAGGTTGCAGGCCGTGTCGTCGAGGAACATGTATTCCGAGCAGGGGTTCGACGCGCGGATGGCGCCCGCCGAGGCACAGGTGTGCCAATCGTTCATTGTCGTGTTGAAGTGCAGGCCCGGATCGGCGGAGGCCCAGGCGGCGTAGCCGATCTTCTCCCACAGGTCGCGGGCCTTGAGCGTCTTCATCACCTTGCCGTCCTTGCGGGCGGTCAGGCGCCAGTCGCCATCAGCCTCCACCGCGCGCAGGAAATCGTCCTTCAGCGAGACGGAGTTGTTGGAGTTCTGGCCAGAGACGGTCAGATAGGCGTCGGAATCCCAGTCGGTGTCGTAGGTCTTGAAATCGAGGCTGGTGTAGCCCTGGCGCGCGAACTGGATGACGCGCTGGACGTAGTTCTCCGGAACCGCGTTCTTCTTGGCGTCCTTGATGGCGCGCTTCAGCGCCGGGTTGACGGCCGGATCGAAGCAGTCGTCGTCGCTGCCCTCGCAGTTGACGCAGGCCTTCATGATCGCGTCGAGATGCTTCTTGACGATCTTGGAGCCGGTGACGAGCGAGGCGACCTTCTGCTCCTCGGTCACCTTCCAGTCGATGAAGGCTTCAATGTCCGGGTGGTCGGCGTCGACGATCACCATCTTGGCGGCGCGGCGCGTGGTGCCGCCGGACTTGATGGCGCCAGCGGCGCGGTCGCCGATCTTGAGGAAGGACATCAGCCCGGAGGAGCGGCCGCCGCCCGACAGCTTTTCGCCTTCGCCGCGGAGATACGAGAAGTTGGAGCCGGTGCCCGAGCCGTACTTGAACAGGCGCGCCTCGCGCACCCACAGGTCCATGATGCCGCCCTCGTTGACGAGGTCGTCGGCGACAGACTGGATGAAGCAGGCGTGCGGCTGCGGGTGCTCGTAGGCAGACTTCGACTTGGTCAGCTTGCCGGTGAAGGGATCGACATAATAGTGGCCCTGACCGGGGCCGTCGATGCCGTAGGCCCAGTGCAGGCCGGTATTGAACCATTGCGGCGAGTTCGGCGCGACGCGCTGGGTCGCGAGCATGTAGGCGAGTTCGTCGCGGAAGCGCCGGGCGTCATCCTCGGTCTTGAAGTAGCCGCCCTTCCAGCCCCAATAGGTCCAGGTACCTGCGAGGCGGTCGAAAACCTGGCGTGCGTCGGTCTCGGAGCCGTAGCGCTCGTCCTCCGGCAGCTTTGCCAGTTCGGTCTCGTCAGCGACGGAGCGCCACAGGAAGGAGGGGACGTCGTTCTCCTCGACGCGCTTCAGCCGCGCCGGCACGCCCGCCTTGCGGAAATACTTCTGGGCCAGAATGTCGGCGGCGACTTGGGAGAACTGCGCCGGCACGTCGATGTCGGCCGCGCGGAACACGACCGAGCCGTCGGGGTTCTTGATCTCGGACAAGGCCTTGCGGAATTCGATCTCCGCGTAGCGAGATTGTCCTTCCTTGGTGAAACGCCGCTCAATGCGCATTCTGGTGGTCCCTTTGGTCTATATATAGCGTCTTTCGCAGAGAGTTGCCGCTCTCAAGTCGCAAGACGTATGTCCGCCGCGTCCGCACGACCGAAGCCGTGCGGTTCTCCATCTCGCAGATGCCTGCCAAATTGCCGGCCGACCCTTGCATGGGCGCCATGTCCGGCAACCGACGAGACCCCTGCGGGTCCGCTTGATTGCTCTGGTGTGGTTGTTTCCTTCGAAGAGGAGTTCCACATTATCTAGTGTCGATCGTAGGCGCAAACACTAAATATAGTGTTAACAGACAATTTACGCCAGTTCCGACTTTGTCCCCAATGCCCCGTATTTTCCGCAACAGCAGCACTCGATCTGCCGCTTCGCGAGAAGCCAGACGATTGCCCCGATATGTCCCAAAATCTGGAAAAAGCCGGCGACACAACCCGTCCGGCCACGCCCGCAACAGGAGCGCATGGCCAATAAAAGGCGACTCGGAGGGCCCCGTCAAGGACTCGTTTCGACCGATTTGCCAGACCCAACATGTTGTGTGGGAGCGATGTGGATATTGGGGAGAATTCGACCCGCAAGCAGCGTGCCTGGGGGTAGTTTGGCCGACGTGGCGGCCCCGTTCGTTGCCATTGCCGTCAAGCCCGCGCCCGGAATGCCGCGCGCTGTCGTGTTCCGCAGGGGACCGGCACGGTCAAGGAAATGGCGCGACAAGCCGGACGGCCCCCGCTATCCTCGGCGTGAACGGCGAAGAGGTGCGAGATGGCGACACGCGGCTTCCTGGGACGGCGCAACAGCGACGACACGACCAAGGACCGATTGCCGCCCGGGCAGTTTCTGGAACAAGGCTTTCCAGTGCTGTCGGCGGGACCTACGCCGCGCGTGAAGACCGAGGAGTGGAGCTTCAAGCTCAAAGCAGGGCCCAGGCTGCTCATGCAGTGGAACTGGGCAGAGTTCAACGCTCTGCCGCAGACCAGGATGACCCGCGACATCCATTGCGTGACGACCTGGTCGAAGTTCGACACGGCCTGGGAAGGGGTTCTGATCGACGACGTGCTGGCCGAAGCCGGCATCGAGGCGCCGACGGGGTTCACCCTCGCGCATTCGGCTGACGGCTACACGACCAACGTGCCGACGGTCGATCTCGTCGGGGGCAGGGCGATGGTGGCCCTGCGCTACGAAGGCAAGGCGATCCCCCCGGACCATGGCGGTCCGGCGCGGCTCCTGGTGCCGCATCTCTATTTCTGGAAGTCGGCCAAGTGGATCACCGGCCTACAGTTCACCGAGAAGGACGAGTTGGGCTTTTGGGAGTTGCGTGGATATCATCGCTGTGGCGATCCGTGGCGCGAGCAACGCTACACAGATGACTGACCGCGGCGGCGAAGGCTAGGCGCGTGCGCTGGCAGCAGGCGAGGATCGCCGGCATCGTGCCGCGCTCGAAGACCGTGTCGAGTTTCTTCTTTGACCTGCCCGAGCCGTTCGACTTCCTGGCCGGTCAGCACGTGGTCGTCCGGCTCACCGCACCAGACGGCTATCGCGCGCAGCGCAGCTATTCGATCGCATCTGCACCGGGTGCGCGCAGCCGGATAGAACTCGCCATCGAGCGCCTGGATGACGGAGAGGTGTCACCCTTCTTCCACGACGTCGCGGAGGTCGGAGACGAGATCGAAATCGGCGGCCCGATCGGCGGCCATTTTGTATGGACCGTGGCGGACGGCGGCCCGGTCCTGCTGATCGCAGGCGGGGCGGGCGTGGTCCCGTTGCTGTCGATGCTGCGGCATCGCGCAGGCGAGGGGGCGACGACGCCGATGGCGCTGCTCTTCTCGGCGCGGACGAAGGCGGACGTCCTGTTTCGCGAGGAACTGTCTGGATTGGCCGCACGCGACGACGGGTTCGAGCTTCAGCTGACGCTTACCCGCGAAGCATCGCCGCCGCCCGGCGCGTTCTCGCGGCGCATCGATCCGGACATGATCCTGGAAGTCACGCGACGGCTGCCGGGGCCGCCGCGCCGCGCTTACATCTGCGGCTCAAATGCGTTCTGCGAGCGCGCCGCCGATGGCGCGCTCGCCGCGGGAATCGACGCCGGCGACATCCGTACGGAGCGGTACGGCGCGTAAACACATTGGGGAGCGTGACCATCGGGTCGCCCGTGCCGCTCGACTATTTCTAACGAAACGTTAAAGGGACCAGCCTACACAGGCTTCGGTCATCAGGCGGAAGAACAATGCTGAGGTATCTTGAGCGCCCGGAGGTGTGGCGGTCGATCGCCCTTTTCGGGCTGGTCCTGCTCGGCGTGGAGGCCATCGTCACCTTCTACTATTGGGACGCCGGCTATGAGAGGCTGCGCTTTGAACTGGTGATCTCGGCCATTATCACCGCCGTTGTCGGCATCCCGGCGCTCGCATTCATCATCCACCAACACATCGCCATGTCCACGCTGAACGCCCGCCTGGCGCATCTCAGCGCCACAGACCAGATGACCGACCTGCTCAATAGACAAACGTTCCTCGACCGACTGGGCGTCTGCCTGCACGAACATGGGCGGCGCCGGTCGGCCGGCGTTTTCGCCTATGTCGACGCCGACCATTTCAAGACGCTGAACGACCGTTTCGGGCACGAGGTGGGCGACCAGGTGATCGTCCTGCTGGCCGACTGCATCCGCGCTGCCGCCAGGCCCGGCGATCTCTGCGCCCGGCTCGGCGGAGAGGAGTTCGGCCTGTTCCTCAAGGGTGCTACGCACGACGAAGCCGCTGCGATCGCCGAGGCGTTGCGCAGGGACGTCGAACTGGCCGGGCTCAAGCTGAACGCGCCGGGGTTTGCTCTGTCGGTGTCGATCGGGCTTGCCGCGCATAGGTGCGGGGTCGGCGCGCTCGAGTTGATGCGCGAAGCCGACCGAAGCCTCTATGCTGCCAAGAATGGCGGACGGAACACCGTGGTGATCGACCTGCGACGCTCTCGCGTCGCATGACGCGGACGGGTCCCGATCCGGGCTCGCTCTATGCCGCAGAGCGTCTGGCTGACTCGCAAAAATCCGCTATCAGCGCGCCGAGATCCTGCTCGTGTACCGCCGCGGCGGCTTCATCGCCGAACATCCATTTGCGGGTTCGCTGGCGCGATTCTTTCCATTTGTCGAAGACGTGCTTCACCTTGAGCGGAAAGACGCGGACCTCGCAGGCAACATCCTCGCCCGACGCCAGCGCCTTGGCGTAGAAGTAGCGGCCCGCCTCGCGAACCGCGACCGCGCCCTTCAGTCCAGCCTCCTCGTGAGCTTCCCGCGCGGCGGCGTCGTTCAGCGGCTCATCGTCCGCCGGCCATCCCTTCGGCAACACCCACCGGCCAGTGTCCCGGCTGGTGATCAACATCACCTCGACGGCGTCACCGTTCCTGCGCCATGGCAGCGCCGCCACCTGAAGGCGGCAGGGCGCCTCTCCGAACA
This portion of the Mesorhizobium shangrilense genome encodes:
- a CDS encoding NUDIX hydrolase; translated protein: MLMNRSDNDQLVDRMRRLFGEAPCRLQVAALPWRRNGDAVEVMLITSRDTGRWVLPKGWPADDEPLNDAAAREAHEEAGLKGAVAVREAGRYFYAKALASGEDVACEVRVFPLKVKHVFDKWKESRQRTRKWMFGDEAAAAVHEQDLGALIADFCESARRSAA
- a CDS encoding GGDEF domain-containing protein, which gives rise to MLRYLERPEVWRSIALFGLVLLGVEAIVTFYYWDAGYERLRFELVISAIITAVVGIPALAFIIHQHIAMSTLNARLAHLSATDQMTDLLNRQTFLDRLGVCLHEHGRRRSAGVFAYVDADHFKTLNDRFGHEVGDQVIVLLADCIRAAARPGDLCARLGGEEFGLFLKGATHDEAAAIAEALRRDVELAGLKLNAPGFALSVSIGLAAHRCGVGALELMREADRSLYAAKNGGRNTVVIDLRRSRVA
- a CDS encoding ferredoxin reductase, encoding MRWQQARIAGIVPRSKTVSSFFFDLPEPFDFLAGQHVVVRLTAPDGYRAQRSYSIASAPGARSRIELAIERLDDGEVSPFFHDVAEVGDEIEIGGPIGGHFVWTVADGGPVLLIAGGAGVVPLLSMLRHRAGEGATTPMALLFSARTKADVLFREELSGLAARDDGFELQLTLTREASPPPGAFSRRIDPDMILEVTRRLPGPPRRAYICGSNAFCERAADGALAAGIDAGDIRTERYGA
- a CDS encoding vitamin B12-dependent ribonucleotide reductase, producing MRIERRFTKEGQSRYAEIEFRKALSEIKNPDGSVVFRAADIDVPAQFSQVAADILAQKYFRKAGVPARLKRVEENDVPSFLWRSVADETELAKLPEDERYGSETDARQVFDRLAGTWTYWGWKGGYFKTEDDARRFRDELAYMLATQRVAPNSPQWFNTGLHWAYGIDGPGQGHYYVDPFTGKLTKSKSAYEHPQPHACFIQSVADDLVNEGGIMDLWVREARLFKYGSGTGSNFSYLRGEGEKLSGGGRSSGLMSFLKIGDRAAGAIKSGGTTRRAAKMVIVDADHPDIEAFIDWKVTEEQKVASLVTGSKIVKKHLDAIMKACVNCEGSDDDCFDPAVNPALKRAIKDAKKNAVPENYVQRVIQFARQGYTSLDFKTYDTDWDSDAYLTVSGQNSNNSVSLKDDFLRAVEADGDWRLTARKDGKVMKTLKARDLWEKIGYAAWASADPGLHFNTTMNDWHTCASAGAIRASNPCSEYMFLDDTACNLASINLLPYRNADGSIDIEAYEHTVRLWTIVLEISVMMAQFPSKEIAKLSYEYRTLGLGYANIGGLLMTSGIPYDSAEGRAICASLTAIMTGVAYATSAEMASELGAFPDYDRNSSNMLRVMRNHRRAAYGDKDGYEKLSVNPVPLVHGDLRQAALGEHAKAAWDRAIELGEEHGYRNAQATVIAPTGTIGLVMDCDTTGIEPDFALVKFKKLAGGGYFKIINAAVPEALRTLGYSESQIAEIDAYAVGHGNLNQAPGINPGSLKAKGFTDEKIDALNAALKSAFDIKFVFNQWTLGADWVKETFGFTDEQLSDFSFEMLPALGFSKKDIEAANIHVCGAMTLEGAPFLKAEHLPVFDCANPCGKIGKRFLSVESHIRMMAAAQPFISGAISKTINMPNEATVEDAKNAYMLSWKLALKANALYRDGSKLSQPLNASLIADDEDEDDAVEALVAQPAAARAAEVTERIVERVVERLYRDREKLPNRRKGYTQKAVIGGHKVYLRTGEFDDGRLGEIFIDMHKEGAAFRAMMNNFAIAISLGLQYGVPLEEYVEAFTFTKFEPAGMVIGNDAIKNATSILDYVFRELAVSYLARNDLAHVDMSDFSNTALGKGINEGKAQAVSKGLTRGAPLKVVSGKTGEPLGFAGSAGASGGGQPVRAAPTAVSGSNVRAISTGATVTALKPLASEQREEATAFRRDYEERAAEFAEQVEEDSPPDLFDTPSPTTALFSDKAQADAAAAKAEAKKLEADRRAKSMLQGYTGNSCSECQNFTMVRNGTCEKCDTCGATSGCS
- a CDS encoding sulfite oxidase-like oxidoreductase; this translates as MATRGFLGRRNSDDTTKDRLPPGQFLEQGFPVLSAGPTPRVKTEEWSFKLKAGPRLLMQWNWAEFNALPQTRMTRDIHCVTTWSKFDTAWEGVLIDDVLAEAGIEAPTGFTLAHSADGYTTNVPTVDLVGGRAMVALRYEGKAIPPDHGGPARLLVPHLYFWKSAKWITGLQFTEKDELGFWELRGYHRCGDPWREQRYTDD